In Paeniglutamicibacter kerguelensis, one genomic interval encodes:
- a CDS encoding TerC family protein, producing the protein MGNHGLSLQFEIISLSALCIILLLDLLYVVKKPHEPSMKESGLWVGFYVTLALIFGAVVWWQAGPDLGQQFIAGWVTEYSLSIDNLFVFIIIMARFSVPRKYQQEVLMFGIIIALILRGIFIILGAAVIENYSWVFYIFGAFLLWTAWKQATDHGEDESEGANNGLVYKLTKNLPISKEFDGNKLRTTIDGKRMFTPMVLVFVTIGMTDLLFAVDSIPAIFGLTQSPFIVFTANLFALMGLRQLYFLLGGLMDRLVYLKHALSIILAFIGIKLVFHAMHVNELPFINNGEHIEWVPDISITVSLVVILGTIVIATVASLLSPAGRRAAAEHKAAQEIKAADEAAKADSE; encoded by the coding sequence TTGGGAAACCACGGCTTGTCGCTGCAGTTTGAGATCATATCTCTGTCTGCATTGTGCATCATTCTTCTTCTTGACCTGCTTTACGTAGTCAAGAAACCACACGAACCTTCGATGAAGGAATCCGGCCTCTGGGTCGGCTTCTACGTCACCCTGGCACTGATCTTCGGCGCCGTTGTCTGGTGGCAGGCGGGCCCGGACCTCGGCCAGCAGTTCATCGCCGGCTGGGTCACCGAGTACTCCTTGAGCATCGACAACCTCTTCGTGTTCATCATCATCATGGCCCGCTTCTCGGTGCCACGTAAGTACCAGCAAGAAGTGTTGATGTTCGGCATCATCATCGCGCTGATCCTGCGCGGCATCTTCATCATCCTCGGTGCCGCTGTCATCGAAAACTACTCGTGGGTCTTCTACATCTTCGGTGCGTTCCTGCTCTGGACCGCATGGAAGCAGGCAACCGACCACGGCGAGGACGAGTCTGAAGGCGCCAACAACGGCCTGGTCTACAAGCTGACCAAGAACCTGCCGATCTCCAAGGAATTCGACGGCAACAAGCTGCGCACCACCATCGACGGCAAGCGCATGTTCACCCCGATGGTGCTGGTCTTCGTGACCATCGGCATGACCGACCTGCTCTTCGCGGTCGACTCGATCCCGGCGATCTTCGGCCTGACCCAGTCCCCGTTCATCGTCTTCACCGCGAACCTGTTCGCTCTGATGGGCCTGCGCCAGCTGTACTTCCTGCTCGGTGGCCTGATGGACCGCCTGGTCTACCTCAAGCACGCTCTGTCGATCATCCTGGCCTTCATCGGCATCAAGCTGGTCTTCCACGCGATGCACGTCAACGAACTGCCGTTCATCAACAACGGCGAGCACATCGAGTGGGTCCCGGACATCTCGATCACGGTCTCGCTGGTTGTCATCCTCGGCACCATTGTGATCGCCACCGTTGCCTCGCTGCTTTCTCCGGCCGGCCGCCGCGCCGCCGCCGAGCACAAGGCCGCACAGGAGATCAAGGCTGCAGACGAAGCAGCCAAGGCCGACTCCGAGTAG
- the uvrB gene encoding excinuclease ABC subunit UvrB has product MSLAQQINRVVAPFEVISEFKPAGDQPTAIKELTTRINAGEKDVVLLGATGTGKSATTAWLIEKVQRPTLVMVQNKTLAAQLANEFRELLPNNAVEYFVSYYDYYQPEAYVPQTDTFIEKDSSINEEVERLRHSATNALLTRRDVIVVATVSCIYGLGTPEEYVAGMVTLKKGMELNRDDLLRKFVSMQYARNDMDFHRGTFRVRGDTVEIIPMYEEQALRIEFFGDEIESIHTLHPVTGDVIREENEMYVFPASHYVAGPERMNRAITDIEDELRQRLETLESQNKLVEAQRLRMRTTYDLEMMEQMGFCNGIENYSRHIDDRAAGTAPHCLIDYFPDDFLLVIDESHVTVPQIGAMYEGDMSRKRTLVEHGFRLPSAMDNRPLKWDEFLERIGQTVYLSATPGKYELGKADGVVQQIIRPTGLIDPEIIVKPTKGQIDDLLDEIRARVERNERILVTTLTKRMAEDLTDYFTEHGVKVQYLHSDVDTLRRVELLRELRMGLFDVLVGINLLREGLDLPEVSLVAILDADKQGFLRSATSLIQTIGRAARNVDGQVHMYADKITDAMAQAIEETNRRREVQQKYNKDHGIDPQPLRKKIADITDSLAREDADTQELLNNQRLAKNAKRSSAGTKKAHEVVRADGLAAAPAENLVDMISQMTEQMHAAAAELHFEVAARLRDEVSELKKELRQMKNAGHA; this is encoded by the coding sequence ATGAGTCTTGCCCAGCAAATCAACCGCGTCGTTGCCCCCTTCGAGGTCATCAGCGAGTTCAAGCCCGCCGGCGACCAGCCAACGGCGATCAAGGAACTGACAACACGCATCAACGCGGGCGAAAAGGACGTGGTGCTGCTCGGCGCCACGGGCACCGGCAAGTCCGCCACCACCGCGTGGCTCATCGAAAAGGTGCAGCGCCCCACGCTGGTCATGGTGCAGAACAAGACGCTGGCCGCGCAGCTGGCCAACGAATTCCGCGAGCTGCTGCCCAACAACGCCGTCGAGTACTTCGTCTCCTACTACGACTACTACCAGCCCGAGGCCTACGTGCCGCAGACCGACACCTTCATCGAGAAGGACTCCTCCATCAACGAGGAGGTCGAACGCCTGCGCCACTCGGCCACCAACGCGCTGCTCACCCGCCGCGACGTCATCGTCGTCGCCACCGTTTCCTGCATCTACGGCCTGGGCACCCCCGAGGAGTACGTCGCGGGCATGGTGACCCTGAAGAAGGGCATGGAGCTGAACCGCGACGACCTGCTGCGCAAGTTCGTCTCCATGCAGTACGCCCGCAATGACATGGACTTCCACCGCGGCACCTTCCGCGTGCGCGGGGACACCGTGGAGATCATCCCGATGTACGAGGAACAGGCCCTGCGCATCGAGTTCTTCGGCGACGAGATCGAATCGATCCACACGCTGCACCCGGTCACCGGGGACGTGATCCGCGAGGAAAACGAGATGTACGTGTTCCCGGCCAGCCACTACGTGGCAGGTCCCGAGCGCATGAACCGCGCGATCACCGACATCGAGGACGAGCTGCGCCAGCGCCTGGAAACCCTGGAGAGCCAGAACAAGTTGGTGGAGGCCCAGCGCCTGCGCATGCGCACCACCTACGACCTGGAAATGATGGAGCAGATGGGATTCTGCAACGGCATCGAAAACTACTCCCGGCACATCGACGACCGCGCCGCGGGCACCGCGCCGCACTGCCTCATCGACTATTTCCCCGACGACTTCCTGCTGGTCATCGACGAATCCCACGTCACTGTCCCGCAGATCGGCGCCATGTACGAGGGCGACATGTCGCGCAAGCGCACCTTGGTGGAGCACGGCTTCCGGCTGCCCTCGGCCATGGACAACCGGCCGCTGAAGTGGGACGAGTTCCTCGAGCGCATCGGCCAGACCGTCTACCTCTCGGCGACCCCGGGCAAGTACGAACTCGGCAAGGCCGACGGCGTGGTCCAGCAGATCATCCGCCCCACGGGCCTGATCGACCCCGAGATCATCGTCAAGCCCACCAAGGGGCAGATCGACGACCTGCTCGACGAGATCCGCGCACGCGTGGAGCGCAACGAGCGCATCCTGGTCACCACGCTGACCAAGCGCATGGCCGAGGACCTCACCGACTACTTCACCGAACACGGGGTCAAGGTCCAGTACCTGCACTCCGACGTCGACACGTTGCGCCGCGTCGAGCTGCTGCGCGAGCTGCGCATGGGCCTGTTCGACGTGCTGGTCGGCATCAACCTGCTCCGTGAGGGCCTCGACCTGCCCGAGGTCTCGCTCGTGGCGATCCTCGATGCCGACAAGCAGGGCTTCCTGCGCTCGGCTACCTCGCTGATCCAGACCATCGGCCGTGCCGCCCGAAACGTCGACGGCCAGGTCCACATGTACGCGGACAAGATCACCGACGCCATGGCGCAGGCGATCGAGGAAACCAACCGCCGCCGCGAGGTGCAGCAGAAGTACAACAAGGACCACGGCATCGACCCGCAGCCGCTGCGCAAGAAGATCGCCGACATCACCGATTCGCTGGCCCGCGAGGACGCCGACACCCAGGAATTGCTGAACAACCAGCGACTGGCCAAGAACGCCAAGCGTTCGAGCGCCGGCACCAAGAAGGCACACGAGGTCGTCCGTGCCGACGGCCTGGCCGCGGCCCCGGCGGAGAACCTCGTGGACATGATCAGCCAGATGACCGAGCAGATGCACGCGGCCGCCGCCGAGCTGCACTTCGAGGTTGCCGCCCGCCTGCGCGACGAGGTGTCGGAGCTGAAGAAGGAGCTTCGCCAGATGAAAAACGCAGGTCACGCGTAG